The genomic window GCTAACTTCATACTCAAGCACTAAATTATTATTTAAACTAAAAACATTAAAAATTCCATAATAAATGTTATCTCCAACAATATAAGTAAGATTAGGATAAGAAAAATCATAAATTATATCCTTATACACATAATTACCATTTGGAATAAACAAAGAGTGCTCTGAATCATCAACTAAAACAGAATCATTAAACCGTTTAAAAACACCTGAGAATCCATACTTATCATAAGCATCAGTTCCAGTATCAATTTTTATTTCAATATTATCAATATCAATGATTTTAATCCAAAAATTATACACTATTAAATCTGAAAAAATAGACTTGGTACTAATATTAAGAGTATTATAAGCAGGTCTTGAGATATACTCAATGTGTGCTATTTCTTGAGAATTGTTCTTAAAAATACTAATTTCATTAAGATGCCTATTAAACGATAAAAATAAAACATTCTCAAAGTTTGATTTCCCTAAACGTTGATGTGCATCACTATCATACCAAACACCATATAAAAATTTATAAACTTCATCTTTGGGCAAATGCTTTAAAGTCTTATATACATCATTATCTATCCGCCTGATCTTCTCACTAGCGGATAAAGGATAATACTTGCCTTGTAATTGAGAATACTCATACTTTTCTATCTTACTCACTACCATATCCTCACCCTGCTTTTCATACCTTTCTAAAGAAATAGAATAACTCTCCCTTGATCTCTTATCATCATAAGCTGAAGATCTCTCATATTTATTTATAATAATACTTCCATTCACCTTATCAAAAAATATAGGTCTATACGATGCAACATTATTAGCAACAGCTCTTTGAAAGACATACAAAACAGAATCTTCATTTAAAAAACCTTGGACTACTATATCAAAATCATAATCACCAGTAATATCTTCAAGATACATATTGTAAGAATTTTTAGAATCAATATCTACTTGTGTTTTAAAAAGAACGACTGCCTCATGACTTTTTGGATCAAAACCAATAATAAATAAATAGGTTTTAAGATC from Borrelia hermsii DAH includes these protein-coding regions:
- a CDS encoding pallilysin-related adhesin, coding for MCFKKWIIFLFLLLFSCVKGNRDFIVFNKEIKKVSEINYSDVDVSGDTGDDVFDSLIDLKGYKILSVHQENLNLDVYFEQVVLAQNFADLKTYLFIIGFDPKSHEAVVLFKTQVDIDSKNSYNMYLEDITGDYDFDIVVQGFLNEDSVLYVFQRAVANNVASYRPIFFDKVNGSIIINKYERSSAYDDKRSRESYSISLERYEKQGEDMVVSKIEKYEYSQLQGKYYPLSASEKIRRIDNDVYKTLKHLPKDEVYKFLYGVWYDSDAHQRLGKSNFENVLFLSFNRHLNEISIFKNNSQEIAHIEYISRPAYNTLNISTKSIFSDLIVYNFWIKIIDIDNIEIKIDTGTDAYDKYGFSGVFKRFNDSVLVDDSEHSLFIPNGNYVYKDIIYDFSYPNLTYIVGDNIYYGIFNVFSLNNNLVLEYEVSMDENKISAAFIIEHSERIVQKQKFSTIVLNPIKILKDEVNLMKGQKLKLERIEKLG